A genome region from Streptomyces xanthophaeus includes the following:
- the pta gene encoding phosphate acetyltransferase, giving the protein MTRSVYVTGIERGDGRQVVELGIMELLTRQTGRVGVYRPLLHDAPDRLFDLLKARYRIDQDAAAAYGMSYQEASAILAEKGTDELVSRLVDGYHRVARDYEVMLVLGTDYAETNLPDELALNARLANELGAVVVPVVGGTKHQAEAVRAEARNAYRAYETLGCHVVAMVVNRVAAEDRDVIAERLAARLPVPCYVLPDDKSLSAPTVAQITRALGGEVLLGDEAGLARDALDFVFGGAMLPNFLNALTPGCLVVTPGDRSDLVIGALAAHTSGTPPIAGLLLTLNERPTPDILTLASKLAPGTPVVSVAGNSFPTATELFSLQSRLNSATPRKLETALGLFERHVDTGELRGLLSVARSERVTPMMFEHELLERARSDRRRVVLPEGTEERVLRAADVVLRRGVCDLTLLGDEQAILKKAADLGVDISGAQLIDPATSPLREGFSEYYAQVRAHKGMTVELAADVVTDVNYFGTLMVQRGLADGMVSGSVHSTAATIRPAFEIIKTKAEASIVSSVFFMCLADRVLVYGDCAVNPDPNAEQLADIAVQSAATAAAFGVEPRIAMLSYSTGTSGSGADVDKVRKATELVREQRPDLQIEGPIQYDAAVEPSVAATKLPGSEVAGRATVLIFPDLNTGNNTYKAVQRSAGAVAVGPVLQGLRKPVNDLSRGALVQDIVTTVAITAIQAQGAPAPTATA; this is encoded by the coding sequence GTGACGCGCAGCGTGTACGTGACCGGTATCGAGCGGGGGGACGGCCGGCAGGTCGTCGAGCTGGGGATCATGGAGCTGCTGACCCGGCAGACGGGCCGGGTCGGCGTCTACCGTCCGCTGCTGCACGACGCACCGGACCGGCTCTTCGACCTCCTCAAGGCCCGCTACCGGATCGATCAGGACGCCGCGGCGGCCTACGGCATGTCCTACCAGGAGGCCTCGGCGATCCTGGCCGAGAAGGGCACCGACGAGCTGGTCTCACGACTGGTGGACGGCTACCACCGGGTGGCCCGCGACTACGAGGTCATGCTCGTCCTCGGCACGGACTACGCGGAGACCAACCTCCCCGACGAGCTGGCGCTCAACGCCCGCCTCGCCAACGAGCTGGGCGCGGTCGTCGTCCCCGTGGTGGGCGGCACCAAGCACCAGGCCGAGGCCGTGCGCGCCGAGGCCCGCAACGCCTACCGCGCCTACGAGACGCTGGGCTGCCACGTCGTCGCGATGGTCGTGAACCGGGTGGCCGCGGAGGACCGCGACGTCATAGCCGAGCGGCTGGCCGCCCGGCTGCCCGTGCCCTGCTACGTGCTGCCGGACGACAAGTCGCTCTCCGCCCCGACCGTCGCCCAGATCACCCGGGCGCTCGGCGGTGAGGTGCTCCTCGGCGACGAGGCCGGGCTGGCCCGCGACGCCCTGGACTTCGTCTTCGGCGGCGCCATGCTGCCGAACTTCCTGAACGCCCTGACCCCCGGCTGCCTGGTCGTCACCCCGGGGGACCGCTCCGACCTGGTCATCGGCGCGCTGGCCGCGCACACCTCCGGCACCCCGCCGATCGCCGGTTTGCTGCTCACCCTGAACGAGCGTCCGACCCCGGACATCCTGACGCTGGCCTCGAAGCTGGCCCCGGGCACGCCCGTGGTGTCGGTGGCCGGCAACAGCTTCCCCACCGCCACCGAACTGTTCTCGCTGCAGAGCCGGTTGAACTCCGCGACCCCGCGCAAGCTGGAGACCGCGCTCGGCCTGTTCGAGCGGCACGTGGACACCGGCGAGCTGCGCGGCCTGCTGTCGGTGGCCCGCTCGGAGCGCGTCACCCCGATGATGTTCGAGCACGAGCTACTGGAGCGGGCCCGCTCGGACCGCCGCCGCGTCGTACTGCCCGAGGGCACCGAGGAGCGCGTGCTGCGCGCCGCGGACGTGGTGCTGCGCCGGGGCGTCTGCGACCTGACCCTGCTGGGCGACGAGCAGGCGATCCTGAAGAAGGCCGCCGACCTCGGCGTCGACATCTCCGGCGCCCAGCTCATCGACCCGGCGACCTCCCCGCTGCGGGAAGGTTTCTCCGAGTACTACGCCCAGGTCCGCGCCCACAAGGGGATGACCGTCGAGCTGGCGGCCGACGTGGTCACCGACGTCAACTACTTCGGCACCCTGATGGTCCAGCGGGGCCTGGCCGACGGCATGGTCTCCGGTTCGGTGCACTCCACGGCGGCGACCATCCGCCCGGCCTTCGAGATCATCAAGACCAAGGCCGAGGCGTCCATCGTCTCCTCGGTCTTCTTCATGTGCCTGGCCGACCGGGTCCTCGTCTACGGCGACTGCGCGGTCAACCCGGACCCGAACGCCGAGCAGCTCGCCGACATCGCCGTCCAGTCGGCCGCCACCGCGGCCGCCTTCGGCGTCGAGCCGCGGATCGCGATGCTCTCGTACTCGACCGGCACCTCGGGCAGCGGGGCGGACGTCGACAAGGTCCGCAAGGCCACCGAGCTCGTCCGCGAGCAGCGCCCGGACCTGCAGATCGAGGGGCCGATCCAGTACGACGCGGCCGTGGAGCCCTCGGTCGCGGCGACCAAGCTGCCGGGGTCCGAGGTGGCCGGCCGGGCGACGGTGCTGATCTTCCCCGACCTCAACACCGGCAACAACACGTACAAGGCCGTGCAGCGTTCGGCGGGCGCGGTGGCGGTCGGCCCGGTCCTCCAGGGTCTGCGCAAGCCGGTCAACGACCTCTCGCGCGGTGCGCTCGTCCAGGACATCGTCACCACCGTGGCCATCACGGCGATCCAGGCGCAGGGCGCGCCGGCGCCCACGGCCACCGCCTGA
- a CDS encoding acetate kinase: protein MTASRVLVLNSGSSSVKYQLLDMADRSRLAAGLVERIGEETSRLVHEPLAGPGAAAGRRERLGPIADHGAALKAVAAELAADGMGLDSPELAAVGHRVVHGGTRFTRPTVIDDEVLAEIRSLIPLAPLHNPANVTGIEVARSLRADLPQVAVFDTAFHATMPEHVARYAIDAATADAYSIRRYGFHGTSHAYVSRATARLLGKPVEDVNVIVLHLGNGASASAVRGGVCVETSMGLTPLEGLVMGTRSGDVDPAVVFHLARVGGFSVDEIDSLLNKKSGLLGMCGDNDMREVLRRAGEGDEAASLAFAAYVHRLKKYIGAYTAVLGRVDAVTFTAGVGENAHQVREAAIDGLAALGLALDPEANAVRSAEPRLVSAEHARVAVAVVPTDEELEIATQAYALVTD, encoded by the coding sequence GTGACCGCATCGCGCGTACTCGTCCTCAACTCCGGCTCCTCGTCGGTCAAGTACCAGCTCCTGGACATGGCGGACCGGTCCCGGCTCGCCGCCGGCCTGGTGGAGCGCATCGGCGAGGAGACCTCCCGGCTGGTGCACGAGCCGCTCGCGGGTCCGGGCGCCGCCGCCGGCCGGCGGGAGCGGCTCGGACCGATCGCGGACCACGGGGCCGCCCTGAAGGCCGTGGCCGCGGAGCTCGCCGCGGACGGGATGGGCCTGGACTCGCCGGAACTTGCGGCGGTGGGGCACCGGGTGGTGCACGGCGGGACGCGGTTCACCCGGCCGACCGTGATCGACGACGAGGTGCTGGCGGAGATCCGGAGCCTGATCCCGCTGGCTCCGCTGCACAACCCGGCGAACGTGACGGGCATCGAGGTGGCGCGGTCGCTGCGCGCGGACCTTCCGCAGGTCGCCGTCTTCGACACGGCCTTCCACGCGACGATGCCGGAGCACGTGGCGCGGTACGCGATCGACGCCGCGACCGCCGACGCGTACTCCATCCGGCGGTACGGCTTCCACGGCACTTCCCACGCCTACGTCTCGCGGGCGACGGCCCGGCTGCTCGGCAAGCCGGTGGAGGACGTGAACGTGATCGTGCTGCACCTCGGCAACGGCGCCTCCGCCTCGGCCGTGCGGGGCGGGGTGTGCGTGGAGACGTCCATGGGCCTGACCCCGCTGGAGGGGCTGGTCATGGGAACCCGTTCGGGCGACGTCGATCCGGCGGTCGTCTTCCACCTGGCGCGGGTGGGCGGCTTCTCGGTGGATGAGATCGATTCGCTCCTGAACAAGAAGAGCGGTCTGCTGGGCATGTGCGGCGACAACGACATGCGCGAGGTGCTGCGGCGCGCGGGCGAGGGCGACGAGGCGGCGAGCCTCGCCTTCGCCGCGTACGTCCACCGGCTGAAGAAGTACATCGGGGCCTACACGGCGGTGCTCGGGCGGGTGGACGCGGTGACCTTCACGGCCGGGGTCGGCGAGAACGCCCACCAGGTCCGCGAGGCCGCGATCGACGGCCTGGCCGCGCTGGGCCTGGCGCTGGATCCGGAGGCCAACGCCGTGCGCTCCGCCGAACCCCGGCTGGTCTCGGCGGAACATGCCCGGGTGGCGGTGGCGGTGGTCCCGACGGATGAGGAACTGGAGATCGCCACCCAGGCGTATGCGCTGGTTACCGACTAG
- the pyk gene encoding pyruvate kinase: MRRSKIVCTLGPAVDSYEQLKALIEAGMNVARFNFSHGSQAEHQERYDRVRQVSEDTGRAVGVLADLQGPKIRLETFAEGPVELVRGDEFTITIEDVPGDKSICGTTYKGLPGDVAKGDQILINDGNVELRVTEVEGPRVRTIVIEGGVISDHKGINLPGAAVNVPALSEKDVDDLRFALRMGCDMVALSFVRDANDVKDVHKVMDEEGRRVPVIAKVEKPQAVENMAAVVDAFDAVMVARGDLAVEYPLEKVPMVQKRLIEMCRRNAKPVIVATQMMESMITNSRPTRAEASDVANAILDGADAVMLSAESSVGAYPIETVKTMSKIVTAAEEELLSKGLQPLVQGKKPRTQGGSVARAACEIADFLDAQSLIAFTQSGDTARRLSRYRVTQPILAFTTDVNTRNQLTLSWGVESYIVPHVDTTDAMVDLVDGELLKLNRYNQGDTMVITAGSPPGVPGTTNMVRVHHLGDTQA; this comes from the coding sequence ATGCGCCGTTCCAAAATTGTCTGCACGCTGGGCCCCGCCGTCGACTCGTATGAGCAGCTGAAAGCGCTCATCGAGGCAGGTATGAACGTGGCCCGATTCAACTTCAGCCACGGGTCCCAGGCAGAACACCAGGAGCGGTACGACCGCGTCCGGCAGGTCTCCGAGGACACCGGGCGCGCCGTCGGCGTCCTCGCCGACCTCCAGGGCCCGAAGATCCGCCTGGAGACCTTCGCCGAGGGTCCCGTCGAGCTGGTGCGCGGTGACGAGTTCACCATCACCATCGAGGACGTCCCGGGCGACAAGTCCATCTGCGGCACCACCTACAAGGGCCTCCCGGGCGATGTCGCCAAGGGTGACCAGATCCTGATCAACGACGGAAACGTCGAGCTCCGGGTGACCGAGGTCGAGGGCCCCCGGGTCCGGACCATCGTCATCGAGGGCGGTGTCATCTCGGACCACAAGGGCATCAACCTGCCGGGTGCCGCCGTGAACGTCCCCGCCCTGTCGGAGAAGGACGTCGACGACCTCCGCTTCGCCCTGCGGATGGGCTGCGACATGGTCGCCCTGTCCTTCGTCCGCGACGCCAACGACGTCAAGGACGTCCACAAGGTGATGGACGAGGAGGGCCGCCGGGTCCCCGTCATCGCCAAGGTGGAGAAGCCGCAGGCCGTCGAGAACATGGCCGCCGTGGTCGACGCCTTCGACGCGGTCATGGTGGCCCGCGGCGACCTCGCCGTCGAGTACCCGCTCGAAAAGGTCCCGATGGTCCAGAAGCGGCTCATCGAGATGTGCCGCCGCAACGCCAAGCCGGTGATCGTCGCGACCCAGATGATGGAGTCGATGATCACCAACTCCCGCCCGACGCGCGCGGAGGCCTCCGACGTCGCCAACGCCATCCTCGACGGCGCGGACGCGGTCATGCTGTCGGCCGAGTCCTCGGTCGGCGCCTACCCGATCGAGACCGTCAAGACGATGTCGAAGATCGTCACGGCGGCCGAGGAGGAGCTCCTCTCCAAGGGCCTCCAGCCGCTGGTCCAGGGCAAGAAGCCCCGTACCCAGGGCGGCTCCGTCGCCCGCGCGGCGTGCGAGATCGCGGACTTCCTCGACGCCCAGTCGCTGATCGCCTTCACCCAGTCCGGCGACACCGCCCGCCGCCTGTCGCGCTACCGCGTGACCCAGCCGATCCTGGCCTTCACCACCGACGTCAACACCCGCAACCAGCTCACGCTGAGCTGGGGCGTCGAGTCCTACATCGTCCCCCACGTGGACACCACCGACGCGATGGTCGACCTGGTGGACGGCGAGCTGCTCAAGCTCAACCGCTACAACCAGGGCGACACCATGGTCATCACCGCCGGCTCGCCCCCCGGTGTCCCCGGCACCACCAACATGGTCCGCGTCCACCACCTGGGCGACACCCAGGCCTGA
- a CDS encoding DUF6114 domain-containing protein — protein sequence MNPQAPVYVRAEDDAWPTVVYYHFHAWSGRRPFWAGLFTLLGGFPIAYFPYADLRLGNVSLAMATTGGAGALIIGVLLITLGLALWFQATIRVFAGVAAILLALVSIPVSNLGGFFVGFALSMVGGALALAWAPGQPAEEGEEPAAEQQPGTVALSKADAMADMGTPGIPGPRGTETAHASETTAHADGGRNSAG from the coding sequence ATGAACCCCCAGGCCCCGGTTTACGTTCGCGCAGAAGACGACGCCTGGCCCACCGTGGTGTACTACCACTTCCATGCCTGGAGCGGCCGCCGTCCCTTCTGGGCCGGGTTGTTCACGCTCCTCGGTGGCTTCCCGATCGCATACTTCCCTTACGCGGACCTCCGGCTGGGCAACGTCAGTCTCGCGATGGCCACCACGGGCGGCGCGGGCGCACTGATCATCGGTGTACTGCTCATCACGCTCGGCCTGGCGCTCTGGTTCCAGGCGACCATCCGCGTCTTCGCCGGCGTGGCCGCGATCCTGCTCGCCCTGGTCTCGATCCCGGTGTCCAATCTCGGCGGCTTCTTCGTCGGCTTCGCCCTCTCCATGGTCGGCGGCGCTCTCGCCCTGGCCTGGGCGCCGGGGCAGCCTGCCGAGGAGGGCGAGGAGCCGGCGGCCGAACAGCAGCCGGGCACGGTCGCCCTGAGCAAGGCGGACGCGATGGCGGACATGGGCACCCCGGGCATTCCGGGTCCCCGTGGGACGGAAACGGCACACGCGAGCGAGACGACTGCCCACGCCGATGGCGGGAGGAACAGTGCGGGGTGA
- a CDS encoding DUF6230 family protein — MSSQVRGGTRWKRFALVMVPSIAATAAVGVGLAQGALAASFSVSGQDFKVSADELVGENLIQYGGIAEGHDLKGNAQHHPVTISGFSNAKITNMCQSLVTPTPLGNITLQLKTGHKGTAAEATNIYLDVAELDTNAEFTNLDIGVAVGDASHKTKPQAGTVASPYAFSQRADKAVLRDVKQKAWATTAGTFKLPNLKLRLLGGDQPCYQDIKD, encoded by the coding sequence ATGAGTTCTCAGGTTCGTGGTGGGACCAGATGGAAGCGCTTCGCGCTCGTCATGGTGCCGAGCATCGCGGCCACGGCCGCGGTCGGTGTGGGTCTGGCGCAGGGTGCCCTTGCGGCGTCCTTCAGCGTCTCCGGCCAGGACTTCAAGGTCTCGGCCGACGAGCTCGTGGGTGAGAACCTCATCCAGTACGGCGGTATCGCCGAGGGTCACGACCTCAAGGGCAACGCCCAGCACCACCCGGTCACCATCTCCGGGTTCAGCAACGCCAAGATCACCAACATGTGCCAGTCCCTGGTCACCCCGACTCCGCTGGGCAACATCACGCTCCAGCTGAAGACCGGTCACAAGGGCACGGCTGCCGAGGCGACCAACATCTACCTGGATGTGGCCGAGCTCGACACCAACGCCGAGTTCACCAACCTGGACATCGGTGTGGCGGTCGGCGACGCGAGCCACAAGACCAAGCCGCAGGCCGGCACGGTCGCGAGCCCGTACGCCTTCTCGCAGCGCGCGGACAAGGCGGTCCTGCGGGACGTCAAGCAGAAGGCGTGGGCGACCACGGCGGGCACCTTCAAGCTGCCCAACCTGAAGCTGCGCCTGCTCGGTGGCGACCAGCCGTGCTACCAGGACATCAAGGACTGA
- a CDS encoding tetratricopeptide repeat protein, whose amino-acid sequence MQPRNMSMSGVVDLAAVKAAGEAKAKAEQARAEAAKRAGEAGGAGPSAGAVPPSALVIDVDEAGFERDVLQLSAEVPVVLDFWAEWCQPCKQLSPLLERLITEADGRLVLAKIDVDANQMLMQQFQIQGIPAVFAVVAGQVLPLFQGVVPEQQIRETFAQLVQVAEERFGIIGIEVDPDAEGAAPAAAAEDEMPAGPHDALLEAAVVALDAGDLGGAVQAYKNVLADDPGNTEAKLGLAQAELLARVQHMNPQAVRAAAAENPRDPAAQIAAADLDLVGGHVEDAFGRLVDTVRVTFGEDRDAVRLRLLELFEVIGADDPRVSAARTALARVLF is encoded by the coding sequence ATGCAGCCCAGAAACATGTCCATGAGCGGCGTCGTCGACCTCGCCGCGGTGAAGGCGGCCGGCGAGGCCAAGGCCAAGGCCGAGCAAGCCCGTGCCGAAGCGGCGAAGCGGGCCGGCGAGGCCGGCGGGGCGGGTCCGTCCGCCGGCGCGGTGCCGCCGTCCGCGCTCGTCATCGACGTAGACGAGGCCGGCTTCGAACGCGATGTGCTCCAGCTCTCCGCAGAGGTTCCGGTCGTCCTGGACTTCTGGGCCGAGTGGTGCCAGCCGTGCAAGCAGCTCAGCCCGCTGCTGGAGCGCCTGATCACCGAGGCCGACGGTCGCCTCGTGCTCGCCAAGATCGACGTCGACGCCAACCAGATGCTGATGCAGCAGTTCCAGATCCAGGGCATCCCGGCCGTCTTCGCCGTGGTCGCCGGTCAGGTGCTGCCGCTGTTCCAGGGCGTGGTCCCGGAGCAGCAGATCCGCGAGACCTTCGCCCAGCTCGTCCAGGTCGCCGAGGAGCGCTTCGGGATCATCGGCATCGAGGTGGACCCGGACGCGGAGGGGGCCGCTCCGGCCGCCGCGGCCGAGGACGAGATGCCGGCCGGCCCGCACGACGCCCTGCTGGAGGCGGCCGTCGTCGCGCTCGACGCCGGTGACCTCGGCGGCGCGGTCCAGGCGTACAAGAACGTGCTCGCCGACGACCCGGGCAACACCGAGGCCAAGCTGGGTCTGGCCCAGGCCGAGCTCCTCGCCCGGGTCCAGCACATGAACCCGCAGGCGGTGCGGGCCGCGGCGGCCGAGAACCCGCGCGACCCGGCGGCGCAGATCGCCGCAGCCGACCTCGACCTGGTCGGCGGCCACGTGGAGGACGCCTTCGGGCGCCTGGTGGACACCGTCCGCGTCACGTTCGGTGAGGACCGGGACGCGGTGCGACTGCGGCTGCTGGAGCTGTTCGAGGTCATCGGCGCGGACGACCCGCGGGTGTCCGCGGCGCGTACGGCGCTCGCGCGGGTGCTCTTCTAG
- a CDS encoding TetR/AcrR family transcriptional regulator, with protein MRNPSPGRTGRPRSAAADAAILAATRDALVELGWSKLTMGDVSARAGVAKTTLYRRWAGKNELVVDAVAELFDALELPDRGSLEADIEDVVLQFAELLRRPEARTALMAVVAESTRDEALRDRIRSAIVDRQKRLVVLGRERAQARGELPYEEDESLAGRTTDLIFDVIAGTVVHRALVSSEPVDELWVATFTALLMHGLRGPAA; from the coding sequence ATGCGCAACCCCAGCCCCGGCCGCACCGGTCGTCCCCGCAGTGCCGCCGCGGACGCCGCGATCCTCGCCGCGACCCGGGACGCGCTCGTCGAGCTGGGCTGGTCGAAGCTCACCATGGGTGACGTGTCCGCCCGGGCGGGGGTCGCCAAGACCACCCTCTACCGGCGCTGGGCGGGCAAGAACGAGCTGGTCGTGGACGCGGTCGCGGAGCTCTTCGACGCGCTCGAACTCCCGGACCGGGGCTCCCTCGAAGCGGACATCGAGGACGTGGTGCTGCAGTTCGCGGAGCTGCTGCGGCGCCCGGAGGCCCGTACCGCCCTGATGGCGGTCGTCGCGGAGTCCACCCGGGACGAGGCCCTGCGTGACCGGATCCGGTCGGCGATCGTGGACCGGCAGAAACGTCTCGTCGTACTGGGTCGCGAACGGGCCCAGGCTCGCGGCGAACTCCCGTACGAGGAGGACGAGTCCCTCGCGGGCCGCACCACGGACCTGATCTTCGATGTGATCGCGGGCACGGTGGTGCACCGCGCCCTGGTGAGCTCCGAACCGGTGGACGAACTCTGGGTGGCCACCTTCACGGCGCTCCTGATGCACGGCCTGCGCGGCCCGGCGGCCTGA
- a CDS encoding acyl-CoA mutase large subunit family protein, protein MDADAIEEGRRRWQARYDKARKREADFSTLSGDEVEPVYGPRPGDAYEGFERIGWPGEYPYTRGLHATGYRGRTWTIRQFAGFGNAEQTNERYKMILAAGGGGLSVAFDMPTLMGRDSDDPRSLGEVGHCGVAIDSAADMEVLFKDIPLGDVTTSMTISGPAVPAFCMYLVAAERQGVDPAVLNGTLQTDIFKEYIAQKEWLFEPEPHLRLIGDLMEYCTKGIPAYKPLSVSGYHIREAGATAAQELAYTLADGFGYVELGLSRGMDVDAFAPGLSFFFDAHLDFFEEIAKFRAARRIWARWMKEVYGAKSEKSMWLRFHTQTAGVSLTAQQPYNNVVRTAVEALAAVLGGTNSLHTNALDETLALPSEQAAEIALRTQQVLMEETGVANVADPLGGSWFVEQLTDRIEAEAEKIFEQIKERGLRAHPDGQHPIGPITSGILRGIEDGWFTGEIAESAFQYQRSLEKGDKRVVGVNVHHGSVTGDLEILRVSHEVETVQVRELAARKARRDDAKVDAALKAMLDAARDGSNMIPAMLDAVRAEATMGEICNVLRDEWGTYTEPPGF, encoded by the coding sequence ATGGACGCTGACGCCATCGAGGAAGGCCGCCGTCGCTGGCAGGCCCGTTATGACAAGGCCCGCAAGCGCGAGGCAGACTTCTCCACGCTCTCCGGCGACGAGGTCGAGCCGGTCTACGGGCCCCGGCCCGGCGACGCGTACGAGGGCTTCGAGCGCATCGGGTGGCCGGGCGAGTACCCGTACACCCGCGGTCTCCACGCCACCGGCTACCGCGGGCGGACCTGGACCATCCGGCAGTTCGCCGGGTTCGGGAACGCCGAGCAGACCAACGAGCGCTACAAGATGATCCTGGCCGCCGGCGGCGGCGGGCTCTCCGTCGCCTTCGACATGCCGACCCTCATGGGGCGCGACTCCGACGACCCCCGCTCCCTCGGAGAGGTGGGGCACTGCGGGGTCGCCATCGACTCCGCCGCCGACATGGAGGTCCTCTTCAAGGACATCCCCCTCGGCGACGTCACGACCTCGATGACGATCTCGGGCCCGGCCGTCCCCGCCTTCTGCATGTACCTGGTCGCCGCCGAGCGGCAGGGCGTGGACCCCGCCGTCCTCAACGGCACGCTCCAGACCGACATCTTCAAGGAGTACATCGCCCAGAAGGAGTGGCTCTTCGAACCCGAGCCGCACCTGCGCCTCATCGGCGACCTCATGGAGTACTGCACGAAGGGCATTCCGGCCTACAAGCCGCTGTCCGTCTCCGGCTACCACATCCGTGAGGCCGGGGCCACGGCCGCGCAGGAGCTCGCGTACACCCTCGCCGACGGCTTCGGCTACGTGGAGCTGGGCCTCTCGCGCGGCATGGACGTCGACGCCTTCGCGCCCGGCCTGTCCTTCTTCTTCGACGCGCACCTCGACTTCTTCGAGGAGATCGCCAAGTTCCGCGCCGCGCGCCGGATCTGGGCCCGCTGGATGAAGGAGGTCTACGGGGCGAAGAGCGAGAAGTCGATGTGGCTGCGCTTCCACACCCAGACCGCCGGTGTCTCCCTGACCGCGCAGCAGCCGTACAACAACGTCGTACGCACCGCCGTGGAGGCCCTCGCGGCCGTGCTCGGCGGCACCAACTCCCTGCACACCAACGCCCTCGACGAGACCCTTGCCCTGCCGAGCGAGCAGGCGGCCGAGATCGCCCTGCGCACGCAGCAGGTGCTGATGGAGGAGACCGGCGTCGCCAACGTCGCGGACCCGCTGGGCGGTTCCTGGTTCGTGGAGCAGCTCACCGACCGCATCGAGGCCGAGGCCGAGAAGATCTTCGAGCAGATCAAGGAGCGCGGCCTGCGCGCCCACCCCGACGGGCAGCACCCGATCGGGCCGATCACCTCGGGCATCCTGCGCGGCATCGAGGACGGCTGGTTCACCGGGGAGATCGCCGAGTCGGCCTTCCAGTACCAGCGCTCGCTGGAGAAGGGCGACAAGCGCGTCGTCGGCGTCAACGTGCACCACGGGTCGGTCACCGGGGACCTGGAGATCCTCCGGGTCAGCCATGAGGTCGAGACCGTCCAGGTGCGGGAGCTGGCGGCCCGCAAGGCCCGCCGCGACGACGCCAAGGTCGACGCGGCGCTGAAGGCGATGCTGGACGCCGCCCGGGACGGGTCGAACATGATCCCGGCCATGCTGGACGCGGTGCGGGCCGAGGCCACGATGGGCGAGATCTGCAACGTCCTGCGCGACGAGTGGGGCACGTACACCGAGCCCCCGGGCTTCTGA
- a CDS encoding DUF3817 domain-containing protein, translating into MKRSVLTRYRAMAYVTAVMLLILCACMVAKYGFDTGADLTFVVSQAHGVLFMIYLVFAFDLSSKARWPFGKMLWVMLSGTIPVAAFFVERKVRAEVEPLVSDSVATAEA; encoded by the coding sequence ATGAAACGAAGCGTGCTGACCCGCTACCGCGCCATGGCCTACGTGACCGCGGTCATGCTCCTGATCCTCTGTGCCTGCATGGTGGCGAAGTACGGCTTCGACACCGGCGCCGACCTGACCTTCGTGGTCTCGCAGGCCCACGGTGTGCTCTTCATGATCTATCTGGTCTTCGCCTTCGACCTGAGCTCCAAGGCCAGGTGGCCCTTCGGCAAGATGCTCTGGGTCATGCTCAGCGGAACGATTCCGGTGGCCGCCTTCTTCGTCGAGCGCAAGGTCCGCGCCGAGGTCGAGCCGCTGGTCAGCGACTCGGTCGCGACCGCCGAGGCCTGA
- a CDS encoding MarR family winged helix-turn-helix transcriptional regulator, with the protein MPKPLSLPFDPIARADELWQQRWGPVPSMAAITSIMRAHQILLGEVDAVVKPYGLTFARYEALVLLTFSKAGELPMSKIGERLMVHPTSVTNTVDRLVKSGLVAKRPNPNDGRGTLASITEKGREVVEAATKDLMAVDFGLGAYDAEECGEIFALLRPLRVAAADFEE; encoded by the coding sequence GTGCCCAAGCCGCTCAGCCTTCCCTTCGACCCCATCGCCCGCGCCGACGAGCTCTGGCAGCAGCGCTGGGGACCCGTGCCCTCGATGGCCGCGATCACCTCGATCATGCGCGCGCACCAGATCCTGCTCGGTGAGGTCGACGCGGTCGTCAAACCGTACGGGCTGACCTTCGCCCGGTACGAGGCGCTGGTGCTGCTCACCTTCTCCAAGGCCGGCGAACTGCCGATGTCCAAGATCGGCGAGCGGCTGATGGTCCACCCGACGTCGGTGACCAACACCGTGGACCGGCTCGTGAAGTCCGGACTGGTCGCCAAGCGGCCCAACCCGAACGACGGCCGCGGCACCCTCGCCTCCATCACGGAGAAGGGCCGCGAGGTTGTCGAGGCCGCCACGAAGGACCTGATGGCCGTCGACTTCGGCCTCGGTGCGTACGACGCCGAGGAGTGCGGGGAGATCTTCGCGCTGCTGCGCCCGCTGCGGGTGGCCGCGGCGGACTTCGAGGAGTAG